From the genome of Halomonas sp. I5-271120, one region includes:
- a CDS encoding RNA polymerase factor sigma-54, whose product MVMKPSLQLRVGTQLTMTPQLQQAIALLQLSTLDLRQEIQQALESNPMLELDEAYGEQDVAEPREDDWSTEIPSELSTDSDWSDTYQDMAASGAGSEGPDLDRNAIGVSLRDHLAWQLAMADVNDTERQIAESLIDAVAPSGYLEGSLDELTQGLRAQGLDSLKTSDVERVLLRLQQFEPTGIFARDLRECLLLQLGALPADIPLLPQAKRLIRQFLEALASDDRKLLKRRLRLDDEQLGQVIALIRSLDPRPGQAFDNDGSDYVIPDLIARHSHEGWHIELNPEALPRMRIQPDYAALIRRADKSDDNTFMKQHLQEARWLIKSLSSRNDTLLRVGREIMVRQLDFLDKGEEAMKPLILADIAAQVEMHESTISRVTTQKFIHTPRGVFELKYFFSSQVGGEGGDAHSSTAIRARLKKLIGSEPPRKPLSDSKLVDLLADSGIQVARRTVAKYREALGIPPSSERKRLS is encoded by the coding sequence ATGGTCATGAAACCCTCGTTGCAACTCCGCGTCGGCACCCAGCTGACCATGACACCTCAGCTCCAGCAGGCGATCGCGCTGCTGCAACTCTCGACCCTGGATTTGCGCCAGGAGATTCAGCAGGCGCTGGAATCCAACCCCATGCTGGAACTCGATGAGGCCTATGGCGAGCAGGACGTTGCCGAGCCACGTGAGGATGACTGGTCTACCGAGATTCCAAGCGAGTTGTCTACCGACAGCGACTGGTCTGATACCTATCAGGACATGGCGGCCTCAGGAGCCGGCTCAGAGGGCCCCGACCTCGATCGCAATGCCATCGGTGTCAGCCTGCGCGACCATCTCGCCTGGCAACTGGCCATGGCCGACGTCAATGATACCGAACGCCAGATTGCCGAGAGCCTGATCGATGCCGTGGCCCCCAGCGGCTACCTGGAAGGCAGCCTCGACGAATTGACTCAGGGCCTGCGTGCCCAGGGGCTCGACAGCCTCAAGACCAGTGACGTCGAACGGGTCCTGCTGCGCCTGCAGCAGTTCGAGCCCACCGGTATCTTTGCCCGCGACCTGCGCGAGTGCCTGCTACTCCAACTTGGCGCCCTGCCGGCAGACATTCCCCTGCTTCCCCAGGCCAAGCGCCTGATTCGCCAGTTTCTCGAGGCCCTGGCCAGCGATGATCGCAAGCTGCTCAAGCGGCGGTTGCGACTGGACGACGAGCAGCTAGGCCAGGTGATCGCCCTGATCCGCTCACTCGATCCGCGACCCGGCCAGGCGTTCGACAACGACGGCAGCGATTATGTGATTCCCGACCTGATCGCCCGGCACAGCCATGAGGGGTGGCATATCGAGCTCAACCCCGAGGCACTGCCGCGGATGCGCATCCAGCCGGATTATGCCGCACTGATTCGTCGTGCCGACAAGAGCGACGACAACACCTTCATGAAGCAGCATCTGCAGGAGGCTCGCTGGCTGATCAAGAGCTTGTCGAGCCGCAACGACACCCTGCTGCGCGTGGGGCGCGAAATCATGGTTCGCCAACTCGATTTCCTCGATAAGGGCGAAGAGGCCATGAAGCCCCTGATCCTGGCCGACATCGCCGCACAGGTCGAAATGCATGAATCGACGATCTCGCGGGTCACCACGCAGAAATTCATCCATACCCCGCGGGGCGTTTTTGAGCTGAAGTATTTCTTCTCGAGCCAGGTCGGCGGCGAAGGCGGTGACGCGCATTCCAGTACGGCCATTCGCGCGCGGCTAAAGAAGCTGATCGGCAGCGAGCCGCCGCGCAAGCCGCTCTCAGACAGCAAGCTGGTCGATCTGCTGGCCGATAGTGGTATACAGGTAGCCAGGCGTACCGTGGCCAAGTATCGAGAAGCGCTGGGCATCCCACCTTCCAGTGAGCGCAAGCGGCTTTCATGA
- a CDS encoding calcium/sodium antiporter has protein sequence MMLLPLSAVALGFVGLLWSADRFVGAAAATAYRAGMSTLLIGMTIVALGTSAPEIIVAIMASLDGTPDLATGNALGSNIANIGLVLGITALIVPIPVRFSIVRRELPLLLGATGLAGYALADGDLGLYDALLLAALLVFSLWWLFRADGGTGSEETQDGEIPDMALPKALIWLAGTLVLLVASSRLLVWGASEIASAFGVSELVIGLTVVAIGTSLPELAACVASALKRHHDIAIGNVIGSNLFNMLAVLPMPGLLAPGPVDVHAISRDYPTMLLLTLLLGSWLLWQRRGSLGRIPGALLTLIYVGYLGLLIQSSMTGA, from the coding sequence ATGATGCTGCTACCCCTGTCTGCCGTCGCGCTTGGCTTCGTAGGCCTTTTATGGAGTGCCGACCGCTTCGTGGGAGCCGCGGCCGCCACCGCCTACCGCGCCGGCATGAGTACGCTGCTGATCGGCATGACCATCGTCGCGCTGGGCACCTCGGCCCCCGAAATCATCGTCGCCATAATGGCTTCGCTGGACGGCACGCCCGATCTCGCCACCGGCAACGCCCTGGGGTCCAACATCGCCAATATCGGTCTGGTGCTCGGCATTACCGCCTTGATCGTGCCCATTCCGGTGCGCTTCTCGATCGTACGCCGCGAACTCCCCCTGCTGCTCGGCGCCACCGGTCTTGCCGGCTATGCGCTGGCGGATGGCGACCTTGGCCTCTATGACGCCCTACTGCTCGCCGCCCTGCTGGTATTCAGCCTGTGGTGGCTGTTCCGGGCCGATGGCGGTACTGGCAGTGAAGAAACCCAGGACGGTGAGATTCCCGACATGGCCCTGCCCAAGGCACTGATCTGGCTGGCGGGCACCCTGGTGCTCCTGGTAGCAAGCTCGCGACTGTTGGTATGGGGCGCCAGCGAGATTGCCAGCGCCTTCGGCGTCAGCGAACTGGTGATCGGCCTGACGGTAGTAGCCATCGGCACCAGCCTGCCAGAACTTGCCGCCTGCGTGGCCAGCGCCCTCAAGCGCCACCACGATATCGCCATCGGCAACGTCATCGGCTCCAACCTCTTCAACATGCTGGCCGTGCTGCCCATGCCCGGCCTGCTGGCCCCGGGCCCGGTCGATGTCCACGCCATCAGCCGCGATTACCCCACCATGCTGCTGCTGACCCTGCTGCTCGGCAGCTGGCTGCTCTGGCAGCGTCGCGGCAGCCTGGGCCGCATCCCCGGCGCCCTGCTGACCTTGATCTATGTCGGCTACCTGGGTCTGCTGATCCAGTCCAGCATGACCGGCGCTTGA
- the lptC gene encoding LPS export ABC transporter periplasmic protein LptC, with the protein MAMRLPRPSPRVWLALLLVALGGVLTFIEQSDVPTPGPVPTDSAGEPDFYLEGVTLTRFDEEGRPHQRLVTPRLVHTPNNDLTRAETPKARLLDSDGDLWLASGLEGTLGADGNPLVLRGDAHLESPGEGWQLDTDVLHVDTVTNHAWSDGEAHITQPPQRMRGDKLDVWFDDDLMRLTGNVHGFHPPKEQAP; encoded by the coding sequence ATGGCAATGCGCCTGCCTCGCCCCTCGCCCCGCGTCTGGCTAGCCCTGCTGCTGGTCGCGCTGGGCGGCGTCCTGACATTCATCGAGCAGAGCGATGTGCCCACGCCGGGACCGGTGCCGACGGACAGCGCCGGCGAGCCCGATTTCTATCTCGAGGGCGTGACCCTGACCCGCTTCGATGAAGAAGGCCGGCCTCATCAGCGCCTGGTAACACCGCGACTGGTGCACACCCCGAACAACGACTTGACCCGCGCCGAGACACCCAAGGCTCGCCTGCTCGATAGCGATGGCGACCTGTGGCTGGCGAGCGGCCTGGAAGGTACGCTGGGCGCAGACGGCAACCCGCTGGTGCTGCGCGGCGATGCACACCTCGAGTCCCCCGGAGAAGGCTGGCAGCTGGACACCGACGTTCTGCACGTCGATACCGTCACCAACCACGCCTGGAGCGACGGCGAAGCCCACATCACCCAGCCACCCCAGCGCATGCGGGGTGACAAGCTGGATGTATGGTTCGATGATGACCTGATGCGCCTGACCGGCAACGTTCACGGTTTCCACCCTCCTAAGGAGCAAGCCCCATGA
- a CDS encoding KpsF/GutQ family sugar-phosphate isomerase: MTDTNDSPYRASARRTLNIERDAIEALNARIDANFDRACDLLLGCQGRVVVTGMGKSGHIGGKIAATLASTGTPAFFVHPGEASHGDLGMITPGDVVVALSNSGETAEVTALLPLLKRMGVPLISMTGRPDSTLARHAEAHLDSGVEREACPLDLAPTASTTAALVLGDALAVALLEARGFTAEDFALSHPGGSLGRRLLLTVGDLMHQGERLPQVPLGSPLRDALIEITRQGLGFTCVIDSDGLLAGVYTDGDLRRTLDQHSDLHALSVDEVMTSPGKRTRADVLAAEAVRIMEGSRISALAVVDAQGRPIGALHMHDLLRSGVI, translated from the coding sequence ATGACTGACACCAACGACTCGCCCTACCGGGCCAGCGCCCGCCGCACCCTCAACATCGAGCGCGACGCCATCGAGGCGCTCAACGCCCGCATCGACGCCAACTTCGATCGCGCCTGCGACCTGCTGCTCGGCTGCCAGGGCCGCGTGGTGGTAACCGGCATGGGCAAGTCCGGCCATATCGGCGGCAAAATCGCAGCGACGCTTGCCAGCACCGGCACCCCGGCCTTCTTCGTCCACCCAGGCGAAGCCAGCCACGGCGACCTGGGCATGATTACCCCTGGCGATGTGGTCGTGGCCCTTTCCAATTCCGGCGAAACCGCTGAGGTGACGGCCCTTCTACCGCTGCTCAAGCGCATGGGCGTTCCGCTGATCAGCATGACCGGCCGCCCGGACTCGACCCTGGCCCGCCACGCCGAGGCCCACCTCGACTCAGGCGTGGAGCGCGAAGCCTGCCCGCTGGACCTGGCGCCGACCGCATCGACCACCGCTGCCCTGGTCCTGGGCGACGCCCTGGCGGTAGCGCTTCTCGAGGCCCGCGGCTTCACCGCCGAAGACTTTGCGCTCTCGCATCCCGGCGGCAGCCTGGGCAGAAGACTGCTGCTCACCGTGGGCGATCTCATGCACCAGGGCGAACGCCTGCCTCAGGTACCGCTGGGAAGCCCACTGCGTGATGCGCTGATCGAGATCACCCGTCAGGGGCTCGGCTTCACCTGTGTGATCGACAGCGATGGCCTGCTCGCCGGCGTCTATACCGATGGCGATCTGCGTCGCACCCTCGACCAGCACAGCGACCTGCACGCCCTGAGCGTCGATGAGGTCATGACCTCGCCCGGCAAGCGCACCCGCGCCGACGTGCTTGCAGCCGAAGCCGTGCGTATCATGGAGGGCAGCCGCATCAGCGCCCTCGCCGTCGTCGATGCGCAAGGGCGCCCGATTGGCGCCCTGCACATGCACGACCTGCTGAGAAGCGGCGTCATCTAA
- the rapZ gene encoding RNase adapter RapZ — protein MQLVIISGRSGSGKSIALQALEDLGYYAIDNLPAMLLSSLVDELQRDATRRSCSAVSIDARNLPDALERFPSLLADLQARGIQCQVVYLTAESKILLERYSATRRRHPLTRDSQMTLAEAIDSEEGALAEILDLADLIIDTSRLSVHELRGRICEQVAQHHDQQMTLTFESFGFKGGVPLDADTVFDARCLPNPYWDPRLRQSTGRDPEIIEFLEGYEDVDRLASDIIDWLTRWLPAYQASHRSYMTVAIGCTGGQHRSVYLAERLARHFATHHPGVRLRHRELGIHTAISQPDSSGQQGR, from the coding sequence ATGCAGCTCGTGATCATCAGCGGCCGCTCCGGTTCAGGCAAGTCGATTGCCCTGCAGGCCCTGGAAGACCTGGGCTACTACGCGATCGACAACCTACCCGCCATGCTGCTGAGTTCCCTGGTCGACGAGCTGCAGCGCGACGCGACGCGACGCTCTTGCAGCGCCGTCAGCATCGATGCCCGCAACCTTCCGGATGCCCTTGAGCGCTTCCCGAGCCTACTCGCCGATCTTCAGGCCCGCGGCATCCAGTGTCAGGTGGTCTATCTGACCGCCGAATCGAAGATCCTGCTCGAGCGCTATTCGGCCACCCGACGGCGCCACCCGCTGACGCGCGACAGCCAGATGACGCTGGCCGAGGCCATCGACAGCGAAGAGGGCGCTCTCGCCGAGATCCTGGATCTCGCCGACCTGATCATCGACACCTCCCGACTGTCGGTTCACGAGCTGCGGGGCCGTATCTGCGAGCAGGTTGCCCAGCATCACGACCAGCAGATGACTCTGACGTTCGAATCTTTCGGCTTCAAGGGCGGCGTACCACTGGATGCCGATACCGTGTTCGATGCTCGCTGTCTTCCCAACCCCTACTGGGACCCGCGACTGCGTCAGTCTACCGGCCGCGACCCGGAGATCATCGAGTTTCTCGAGGGGTACGAAGACGTGGACCGGCTAGCCAGCGACATCATCGACTGGCTGACCCGCTGGCTGCCAGCCTACCAGGCCAGTCACCGCAGCTACATGACGGTGGCCATTGGCTGCACCGGCGGCCAACATCGCTCGGTCTATCTCGCCGAGCGGCTGGCCCGCCACTTCGCAACACACCACCCCGGAGTGCGGCTGCGCCACCGTGAACTGGGTATCCACACCGCCATCTCTCAGCCCGACTCTTCAGGACAGCAAGGACGCTGA
- a CDS encoding HAD family hydrolase, translating into MTPDSTLAPELTGRARQIRLLALDVDGILTDGRLYFQADGIEIKAFHTQDGHGIKLLRQAGIEVALITGRESPMVTQRAAALGIEHVFQHRDDKLIALRELTQSLGLELSQAAYCGDDLQDLAAIQAAGLGISVPNAPSYVRQTADWVTARSGGHGAVRDICDTLLDIQGHWTAVIESYAAGASGHATVAPGRS; encoded by the coding sequence ATGACACCCGATTCCACGCTTGCGCCAGAACTTACCGGTCGCGCCCGTCAGATCCGCCTGCTGGCACTGGACGTGGACGGTATCCTCACCGACGGTCGCCTCTACTTTCAGGCCGACGGCATCGAGATCAAAGCTTTCCACACCCAGGATGGGCACGGCATCAAGCTGCTGCGCCAGGCCGGCATCGAGGTCGCCCTGATCACCGGACGCGAATCGCCGATGGTCACTCAGCGCGCCGCCGCCCTAGGAATAGAACACGTCTTCCAGCACCGCGACGACAAGCTCATCGCCCTGCGCGAACTGACCCAGAGCCTGGGTCTCGAGCTGTCTCAGGCCGCCTACTGCGGCGATGATCTTCAGGATCTGGCCGCTATCCAGGCCGCAGGCCTCGGCATCAGCGTGCCCAACGCGCCCTCCTACGTGCGCCAGACGGCCGACTGGGTCACCGCACGCAGCGGCGGCCACGGCGCCGTACGCGATATCTGCGACACCCTGCTCGACATCCAGGGCCACTGGACCGCGGTGATCGAGTCCTACGCCGCCGGCGCGTCAGGACACGCAACCGTGGCCCCCGGTCGCAGCTGA
- the hpf gene encoding ribosome hibernation-promoting factor, HPF/YfiA family: MQVNITGHHVELTDALRDYVNEKLARLERHYDNITTVQATLSIEKERQQAGCTLHAAGAELHAEAEDTDMYAAIDALADKLDRQLVKHKEKTQARAQGASVR, from the coding sequence ATGCAAGTCAACATCACCGGCCATCACGTCGAACTCACCGACGCACTGCGTGACTATGTGAACGAGAAGCTCGCCCGCCTGGAGCGTCATTACGACAACATCACCACGGTTCAGGCCACCCTTTCCATCGAGAAAGAGCGCCAGCAGGCCGGCTGCACCCTGCATGCAGCCGGTGCTGAATTGCATGCCGAAGCCGAAGACACAGATATGTACGCCGCGATTGACGCCCTCGCCGACAAGCTCGACCGTCAGCTTGTCAAGCACAAGGAAAAAACACAGGCGCGCGCCCAAGGCGCCAGCGTTCGCTGA
- the lptB gene encoding LPS export ABC transporter ATP-binding protein, whose product MKTLSVRHLAKSYKRRRVVKDISLSIDQGQIVGLLGPNGAGKTTSFYMIVGLVRADAGTVHIDDLDLSAAAMHERAQAGIGYLPQEASIFRKLSVKDNILAILETRRDLDRAGRQTRLEELLAEFHIDHIRDNTGMSLSGGERRRVEIARALATEPAFILLDEPFAGVDPISVSDIKSIIRALRARGIGVLITDHNVRETLDICDSAYIVGDGEIIAAGDTEAILANQKVRDVYLGEDFRL is encoded by the coding sequence ATGAAGACCCTGAGCGTTCGCCACCTGGCCAAAAGCTACAAACGCCGCCGTGTGGTCAAGGACATCAGCCTGTCCATCGACCAGGGCCAGATCGTCGGCCTGCTGGGGCCCAACGGCGCAGGCAAGACCACCTCGTTCTACATGATCGTCGGGCTGGTGCGTGCCGATGCCGGCACGGTGCACATCGATGACCTGGACCTGTCCGCAGCCGCCATGCACGAGCGGGCGCAGGCCGGTATCGGTTACCTGCCCCAGGAAGCCTCGATCTTTCGCAAGCTGTCGGTCAAGGACAACATCCTGGCCATTCTCGAGACCCGCCGCGACCTCGACCGTGCCGGTCGCCAGACCCGACTCGAGGAACTGCTGGCCGAGTTTCACATCGACCACATCCGCGACAACACCGGCATGAGCCTGTCCGGTGGCGAGCGCCGCCGAGTCGAGATCGCTCGTGCGCTGGCCACCGAGCCGGCCTTCATCCTGCTCGATGAGCCCTTCGCTGGCGTCGACCCGATCTCGGTATCCGACATCAAGTCGATCATCCGTGCCCTGCGCGCACGCGGCATCGGCGTACTGATCACCGACCACAACGTGCGTGAGACCCTGGATATCTGCGACAGCGCCTACATCGTCGGCGACGGTGAAATCATTGCCGCAGGCGATACCGAGGCCATCCTCGCCAACCAGAAGGTCAGGGACGTCTACCTGGGCGAGGATTTCCGGCTCTAG
- the mlaE gene encoding lipid asymmetry maintenance ABC transporter permease subunit MlaE, whose product MMTRITRLGRHGCDLVEALGRAGMFLGQSLVGRPTVEGFKLWLRQMHFIGVLSLAIILVSGLFIGMVLALQGFTILVDFGAEDALGQMVSLSLLRELAPVVAALLFAGRAGSALTAEIGLMKATEQLSSMEMIGVDPLKRVVAPRLWAGFVSLPLLTVGFSVIGIWGGHLVGVEWLGVYEGSYWGNMQSSVDFVDDIGNGMLKSLVFALVVTWIAVFQGYDLVPTSEGISRATTRTVVYSSLAVLGLDFVLTALMFGELG is encoded by the coding sequence ATGATGACGCGAATTACTCGCCTGGGACGCCATGGCTGCGATCTGGTCGAGGCGCTGGGCCGTGCCGGCATGTTCCTTGGGCAGTCGCTGGTGGGTCGTCCCACCGTTGAGGGCTTTAAGCTGTGGCTGCGCCAGATGCACTTCATCGGCGTGCTGTCACTGGCCATCATTCTGGTGTCGGGGCTGTTCATCGGTATGGTGCTGGCCCTGCAGGGCTTTACCATTCTGGTGGACTTCGGGGCCGAGGATGCCCTGGGGCAGATGGTTTCACTGTCGCTGTTGCGCGAGCTGGCGCCGGTGGTGGCGGCTCTGCTGTTTGCCGGGCGTGCCGGTTCGGCACTGACCGCCGAGATCGGCCTGATGAAGGCGACCGAGCAGCTGAGCAGCATGGAGATGATTGGCGTCGACCCGCTCAAACGGGTGGTGGCGCCGCGCCTCTGGGCGGGCTTCGTGTCGCTGCCGCTGCTGACCGTCGGCTTCAGCGTCATTGGTATCTGGGGCGGCCATCTGGTGGGCGTCGAGTGGCTCGGCGTCTATGAAGGCTCTTACTGGGGCAACATGCAGTCCAGCGTCGACTTCGTCGATGACATCGGCAATGGCATGCTCAAGAGCCTGGTGTTCGCTCTGGTCGTGACCTGGATCGCGGTGTTCCAGGGCTATGATTTGGTGCCGACCTCGGAAGGCATTTCACGCGCTACCACAAGAACGGTGGTGTATTCCTCGCTGGCGGTATTGGGACTGGATTTCGTGCTGACCGCGCTGATGTTTGGAGAACTGGGATGA
- a CDS encoding PTS sugar transporter subunit IIA: MTLESILPPERALFGVPGGSKKRVLEFFSTFIAQNTPSLDSQEVFSRLVGRERLGSTGIGHGVAIPHARNPHCKSPLAGFLKLSEPVDFDAIDGEPVDLVFVLLVPEQADDAHLALLGQVAAVMNDPETRQQLRKSETQRQLYETLLDAIRRHASEDRSG; this comes from the coding sequence ATGACGTTGGAATCCATCCTGCCCCCCGAGCGCGCCCTGTTCGGCGTGCCCGGGGGAAGCAAGAAGCGTGTGCTGGAATTCTTCAGCACCTTCATCGCCCAGAATACGCCCAGCCTGGACAGCCAGGAGGTCTTCAGTCGCCTGGTTGGTCGCGAGCGGCTGGGCAGCACGGGCATCGGACATGGCGTTGCCATTCCGCATGCCCGAAACCCGCACTGCAAGTCACCTCTGGCCGGTTTCCTCAAGCTCAGCGAGCCTGTTGACTTCGATGCCATCGACGGCGAGCCCGTTGATCTGGTCTTCGTGCTGCTGGTCCCTGAACAGGCCGATGACGCTCACCTCGCCCTGCTCGGCCAAGTCGCGGCGGTCATGAACGACCCCGAGACGCGCCAGCAGCTGCGTAAGAGCGAGACCCAGCGCCAGCTTTACGAGACCTTGCTGGACGCCATCCGCCGCCACGCAAGCGAAGACCGTTCTGGCTAA
- a CDS encoding HPr family phosphocarrier protein, whose protein sequence is MPRRELTLVNKRGLHARAATKLVQCCQAYKACVTVHHQGRDADAANVMALLMLAAPCGSALEIHAEGDDAEAVLAAVEALFEARFDEDA, encoded by the coding sequence ATGCCAAGACGTGAGCTCACCCTCGTCAACAAGCGCGGCCTGCATGCGCGTGCAGCGACCAAGCTGGTGCAGTGCTGCCAGGCCTATAAGGCCTGCGTCACCGTGCATCATCAGGGCCGAGACGCCGATGCCGCCAACGTTATGGCGCTGTTGATGCTCGCCGCTCCCTGTGGCAGCGCGTTGGAGATCCATGCCGAGGGCGATGACGCCGAGGCCGTGCTGGCGGCCGTCGAAGCGCTGTTCGAGGCGCGCTTCGACGAGGATGCCTGA
- a CDS encoding ABC transporter ATP-binding protein, producing the protein MNDSPLVVVEGLRFSRGDRDIFRGVDLTIPRGKITAIMGPSGSGKTTLLKLIGGQLAPDAGRVTIDGHDVHALSRKKLFALRRRMGMLFQSGALFSDLSVFENVAFPLRVHTDLPDAMIRDVVLMKLEAVGLRGARELMPAELSGGMARRVALARALALDPELILYDEPFVGQDPISMGVLVQLIRRVNDALGLTAVVVSHDIKETLSIADYVYVIADGKVMAHGTPESLNVDQDPRVSQFMHGEPDGPVPFHYPADDFYLDMLNAGNAGEMR; encoded by the coding sequence ATGAATGATTCGCCCTTGGTGGTGGTCGAAGGGCTGCGCTTCTCACGTGGCGATAGGGATATCTTTCGGGGCGTGGATCTCACCATCCCCCGCGGCAAGATTACCGCGATCATGGGGCCGAGCGGCTCCGGCAAGACGACTCTGCTCAAGCTGATCGGTGGCCAACTGGCGCCGGATGCCGGGCGAGTGACGATCGACGGTCATGATGTCCACGCCCTGTCCCGCAAGAAACTGTTCGCGCTGCGCCGTCGGATGGGCATGCTGTTTCAAAGCGGCGCGCTGTTCTCGGACCTGAGCGTTTTCGAGAATGTGGCCTTTCCGCTGCGCGTGCATACGGACCTGCCCGACGCGATGATTCGCGACGTGGTGCTGATGAAGCTCGAAGCGGTGGGGCTTCGCGGTGCCCGCGAGCTGATGCCCGCCGAGCTGTCCGGCGGCATGGCCCGCCGGGTAGCACTGGCGCGGGCGCTGGCGCTGGATCCGGAGCTTATCCTCTATGATGAGCCCTTCGTCGGCCAGGATCCCATTTCCATGGGCGTGCTGGTGCAGTTGATTCGTCGCGTCAATGATGCGCTGGGACTCACCGCCGTGGTGGTCTCTCATGATATCAAGGAGACGCTGTCGATCGCCGACTACGTCTACGTGATCGCCGACGGCAAGGTGATGGCTCATGGCACGCCGGAGAGCCTGAATGTCGATCAGGATCCTCGCGTCAGTCAGTTCATGCACGGCGAGCCCGATGGGCCGGTGCCGTTCCATTATCCAGCCGACGACTTCTACCTCGACATGCTCAATGCGGGGAATGCGGGAGAGATGCGATGA
- the mlaD gene encoding outer membrane lipid asymmetry maintenance protein MlaD, which yields MKRSKMMEFGVGLFMLAGILGVIFLGVSVSGLSVGGGKDTYTLQANFANIGGLKSRARVTMAGVTVGRVENIELDTEWYDARVTLALDSRLEGQLSRDTTASILTSGLLGEQYIGLSVGGDPDTLADGDTISDTQSALVLEQLIQQFVANMATN from the coding sequence ATGAAGCGCAGCAAGATGATGGAGTTTGGGGTCGGTCTGTTCATGCTGGCCGGGATTCTCGGGGTTATCTTCCTGGGAGTGAGCGTCAGCGGCCTGTCCGTCGGCGGTGGTAAGGACACTTATACGCTGCAGGCTAATTTCGCCAATATCGGCGGCCTCAAGTCGCGAGCACGGGTCACCATGGCGGGTGTTACCGTGGGTCGGGTGGAGAATATCGAGCTGGATACCGAGTGGTATGACGCCCGTGTGACCCTGGCCCTCGACAGCCGCCTGGAAGGGCAGCTGTCCCGTGATACCACGGCCTCGATTCTCACCTCTGGACTGCTGGGTGAGCAGTATATCGGCCTATCGGTGGGCGGTGATCCCGATACCCTGGCCGACGGTGACACCATCAGCGATACCCAGTCGGCGCTGGTGTTGGAGCAACTGATCCAGCAATTCGTGGCCAATATGGCCACGAATTAA
- the lptA gene encoding lipopolysaccharide transport periplasmic protein LptA, whose protein sequence is MMRRDLTRRALGLLLPALLSLGALPALALEGDASAPIEIVADRLELDDQAGTAVYTGDVDMRQGSMKLTGQKVTISRTDQGEVSRIDATGNRAYIEQKPSPDAPLAKGWGRTIIYHTLERRVELINQAELHRGQDTFTGAKVDYYLDRRVVEATSNGNSDGDQDQRVRMTLTPQQ, encoded by the coding sequence ATGATGAGACGCGACCTTACACGCCGGGCTCTTGGCCTGCTGCTACCCGCCCTGCTGAGCCTGGGCGCATTACCGGCACTGGCCCTCGAGGGCGACGCCAGCGCACCCATCGAGATCGTCGCCGACCGCCTGGAACTCGATGACCAGGCGGGGACCGCCGTCTACACCGGCGATGTCGACATGCGCCAGGGCAGCATGAAGCTGACCGGTCAGAAGGTCACCATCAGCCGCACCGATCAGGGCGAAGTGTCCCGCATCGACGCCACCGGCAACCGGGCCTACATCGAACAGAAGCCGAGCCCCGATGCGCCGCTGGCGAAGGGCTGGGGTCGCACCATCATCTATCACACCCTCGAGCGCCGGGTAGAGCTGATCAATCAGGCAGAGCTTCATCGCGGCCAGGACACGTTCACCGGCGCCAAGGTCGACTACTATCTCGATCGTCGCGTGGTCGAAGCCACCAGCAATGGCAATAGCGATGGTGATCAAGACCAGCGCGTGCGCATGACCCTGACACCTCAGCAATAA